The following are encoded together in the Acidobacteriota bacterium genome:
- a CDS encoding type II toxin-antitoxin system HicA family toxin, which yields MSRSRLLLQRILAGRSDANLRFDDLRVLLRELGFIERVRGSHHIFRREGVTERINLQRDNGQAKPYQVRQVRHVILKYGLKVNE from the coding sequence ATGAGCCGAAGCCGGCTGCTTCTACAGCGGATTCTCGCCGGTCGCTCGGATGCGAATCTGCGCTTCGACGACCTGCGTGTCTTGCTCCGGGAACTTGGATTCATCGAACGCGTGCGGGGAAGCCATCACATATTCAGGAGGGAGGGTGTTACCGAGAGAATCAACTTGCAGCGTGACAATGGCCAGGCCAAGCCCTATCAGGTGCGGCAGGTGCGTCACGTGATCCTGAAGTACGGGCTGAAGGTGAACGAGTGA
- a CDS encoding type II toxin-antitoxin system HicB family antitoxin gives MYKYEIILYWSKVDGVFVAEVPELPGCMAHGDTQEAALGNVNEAMELWIDTARESGDPIPEPKGERLMLA, from the coding sequence ATGTACAAGTACGAGATCATTCTCTACTGGAGCAAGGTCGATGGCGTGTTCGTTGCCGAGGTGCCCGAGCTTCCCGGGTGCATGGCGCACGGCGACACGCAGGAAGCCGCTCTCGGTAATGTCAACGAGGCGATGGAACTCTGGATCGATACGGCGAGAGAATCAGGTGACCCCATACCGGAGCCCAAGGGTGAACGTCTGATGTTGGCATAG
- a CDS encoding phytanoyl-CoA dioxygenase family protein: MRVEGLAARVTPDSCRDPVPGPDWFGTLAEWSVLDSDAVSELQERGFAILPSAVPSGEMEQLVAAYHRVEALATGDDVSIGSTSTRVTDFVNRGAEFGRLYVLPQLLDACCRVIARPFKLSTLHARTLPPGAAAQALHVDVGRHSSEWPLMGFILRVDDFRPDNGATRFVPGSHRWPRAPRDSMADVTVEHDEQVLACGSAGSLVVFNGSTWHGHTANVSNEPRRSLQGAFVPRDGRAATDFAARMQSETRKRLGPLARYVLALG; the protein is encoded by the coding sequence GTGAGGGTGGAAGGACTCGCGGCCCGGGTCACGCCCGACTCGTGTCGGGACCCGGTGCCGGGACCAGATTGGTTCGGTACGTTGGCCGAATGGAGCGTTCTCGATTCGGATGCCGTCTCGGAGTTGCAGGAACGTGGCTTTGCGATCCTTCCCAGCGCGGTGCCGTCCGGCGAGATGGAACAGTTGGTTGCTGCCTACCACCGGGTGGAGGCTTTGGCGACGGGCGACGACGTCAGTATCGGCAGCACTTCGACGAGGGTGACCGACTTCGTCAATCGCGGGGCGGAGTTCGGTCGACTGTACGTGTTGCCGCAGCTGCTCGACGCGTGCTGCCGCGTCATCGCAAGACCGTTCAAGCTCAGCACGCTGCACGCACGGACGCTGCCGCCGGGCGCGGCCGCCCAGGCCCTGCACGTCGACGTAGGGCGACACTCGTCCGAGTGGCCGCTCATGGGCTTCATCCTGAGGGTCGATGACTTTCGGCCGGACAACGGCGCGACGCGGTTCGTTCCGGGTTCGCATCGGTGGCCACGTGCGCCCCGGGACTCGATGGCCGATGTGACGGTAGAACACGACGAGCAGGTATTGGCCTGCGGCTCTGCCGGGTCGCTGGTGGTCTTCAACGGGTCGACGTGGCACGGCCACACGGCCAATGTATCGAACGAGCCGCGACGATCGCTCCAGGGCGCGTTCGTTCCCCGGGACGGTCGCGCAGCAACCGACTTCGCGGCCCGCATGCAATCGGAGACGCGCAAACGGCTTGGCCCGCTCGCGCGGTACGTGCTTGCGCTAGGATGA
- a CDS encoding DUF2283 domain-containing protein encodes MKLHYYADTDSLYVELKSSSGTETREVASGFNVDLDANGEVVGFDIDHASRRLELSTLETRALPIQVYRAG; translated from the coding sequence ATGAAGCTGCACTACTACGCCGACACCGATAGTCTTTATGTTGAGTTGAAGTCATCATCAGGGACGGAGACGCGCGAGGTCGCGAGTGGGTTCAACGTTGACCTCGATGCCAACGGAGAGGTCGTGGGGTTCGACATCGACCATGCCTCCAGGCGCCTCGAGCTCTCGACGCTGGAGACGAGAGCGCTGCCCATCCAGGTGTACAGGGCCGGGTGA
- a CDS encoding restriction endonuclease: MAIPDYQTIMLPLLEVAGDNEVHRVRDAVDDLAERFRLTEEERQQLMPDGRRARFKYNVAWSRTYLKKAGLLEDPRRGEFRITQRGRKVLAGKPARIDTKLLQKFKEFKDFIGKDQSSMQGGTDPELTPEEAIQAAHTTLQKSLAADLLDQVKRASPAFFEQLVVDVLVHMGYGGSRQEAGEAIGQAGDEGIDGIIKEDRLGLDIIYIQAKRWANTVGRPEVQRFAGALAGKRARKGVFITTSSFSGEAVAYAASIETKVILIAGAQLAELMIDYGVGVTTEATYELKRIDADYFADE, from the coding sequence ATGGCGATTCCGGACTACCAGACCATCATGTTGCCTTTGCTTGAAGTGGCTGGGGACAACGAGGTTCATCGGGTTCGGGATGCGGTGGACGATCTTGCCGAGCGCTTCAGGCTCACCGAGGAGGAGAGGCAACAACTGATGCCTGATGGCCGGCGGGCCAGATTCAAGTACAACGTCGCCTGGTCCCGAACCTACCTGAAGAAGGCTGGTCTGCTGGAGGATCCTCGGCGCGGAGAATTCCGGATCACCCAACGAGGTCGTAAGGTTCTTGCTGGCAAGCCCGCTAGAATCGACACCAAGCTCCTTCAGAAGTTCAAGGAGTTCAAGGACTTCATCGGCAAGGACCAGTCGTCAATGCAAGGGGGGACAGACCCCGAGTTGACGCCGGAGGAGGCTATACAGGCTGCTCACACGACGCTGCAAAAGAGTCTTGCAGCAGACCTTCTCGATCAAGTGAAACGGGCGTCTCCTGCCTTCTTTGAGCAGCTTGTAGTAGATGTCCTGGTCCACATGGGCTACGGAGGTTCGCGGCAGGAAGCGGGGGAGGCCATCGGGCAGGCGGGAGACGAAGGCATCGACGGCATCATCAAGGAGGACCGTCTGGGTCTGGACATCATCTACATTCAAGCCAAGCGTTGGGCGAATACCGTGGGGCGTCCTGAGGTGCAGAGGTTTGCCGGCGCCCTGGCAGGAAAACGAGCACGCAAGGGCGTCTTCATAACAACGTCCTCGTTCTCCGGCGAGGCGGTAGCCTATGCGGCCAGCATTGAGACCAAGGTAATCCTCATCGCGGGGGCACAGCTCGCGGAGTTGATGATCGACTATGGGGTCGGCGTCACGACCGAAGCCACGTACGAGCTGAAGCGAATCGATGCGGACTACTTTGCCGATGAATGA
- a CDS encoding SMC family ATPase, translating to MRPLQLTIEGLRSFRTPPAQDGGTTPRRPTIDFTGRDHIAIVGDTGAGKSSILEAITYALYGQTTFTARANQELMNDTSVHLRVVLRFRVSGETWEVTRTLRRGGQGDVGQVRALLRRVGDDDATVEQVEQVRRVNERIEELLGLDSDAFLRTVVLPQGRFARLLVEDEPRDRSRILRQVWRTDELEEAGELAGKARRETETLRIQLEQAASGYPEDPASHLKHLQETAETARRLAAAASDDEQAASAGREAVLAADKARQTASDVAERLRALDTEQAAGRLAPIAAIERQLAAEDAALKERQAHLEDALARIPADDGPTSEAVTAALTTLQGLPSLAKAGEEAAATLRASVEDAAKTQTEAQHAAESAADAEKQDEEHAAKRPPLDEAARTANERRASVEQKHARCAELAAELDHVRKQADVLRTEEADCGRGLESARESERRATLEAASADEHLAVAQRAESAAAAAHDLHPGDACPICRRRLTADWEAPDGMRLTEARQVAKAAHDAARKAAGRATSLDAERKGIQRQMADTEARRTASGTRFRNALQELAREVELDTAAPLPTRDALIAPLEATRKETAERLAEHDRVGEDLRENATRQDKAAGVAQEAASNARALVERTRRTGEKALERLLATIRTIPQPFRPGLDLPADVADLHEVDLGPVGERTGSAQQRAQVLGARKREQDRLRHELDGVREARSTLATRRANDVDAPIDALVADLHAHRDLLVESVSRLGLDTNVPAAVSARNAAALESHIGEIGRQAAGTARSADEHSRAASDKAAAAREALAALAERLGAEIDVRDIEAVVAAARARADDARFAERRARESAEHFAAIIDDVRRLRTLLQEVLGRERALGDLEDALKPGAFLKWLTLRRSRRLLVHASRMLGEMSNGKYAFVDPGDADEQWRVLDADSGQDRSPASLSGGEQFIASLSLALGMVEMMARSGGRLESLFLDEGFGSLDRNNLDTAVEALNTVAAGGRMVGVISHVRAVAEQVEHVLAVTRHATGSQVEWLTGTQRQHLSESDGGLDAATAMAGLLE from the coding sequence ATGCGCCCCCTCCAGCTCACCATCGAAGGGCTGCGGTCGTTCCGGACACCGCCCGCGCAGGACGGCGGCACCACCCCCCGCAGGCCGACCATCGATTTCACCGGCCGCGACCACATCGCCATCGTCGGCGACACCGGGGCGGGCAAGTCCTCGATCCTGGAGGCGATCACTTACGCGCTGTACGGGCAAACGACATTCACGGCGCGCGCCAACCAGGAGCTGATGAACGACACGTCGGTCCACCTGCGGGTCGTGCTGCGGTTCCGGGTATCCGGCGAGACCTGGGAGGTGACCCGTACGCTGCGACGCGGCGGCCAGGGCGACGTCGGCCAGGTACGGGCACTGCTTCGGCGAGTCGGCGACGACGACGCGACGGTCGAGCAGGTCGAGCAGGTCCGGCGCGTCAACGAGCGCATCGAGGAACTCCTGGGACTCGACAGCGATGCCTTCCTGCGCACCGTCGTCCTCCCACAAGGCCGTTTCGCGCGCCTGCTGGTGGAGGACGAGCCGCGCGACCGGAGCCGAATACTGCGGCAGGTATGGCGCACCGACGAGCTGGAGGAGGCCGGAGAGCTGGCCGGCAAGGCGCGGCGGGAGACCGAGACGCTGCGGATTCAACTGGAGCAGGCCGCGTCGGGGTATCCGGAAGATCCTGCATCTCATCTGAAGCACCTCCAGGAGACCGCGGAGACGGCCCGACGGCTGGCGGCGGCGGCATCCGACGACGAGCAGGCGGCATCCGCCGGCCGCGAGGCCGTATTGGCGGCGGACAAGGCGCGGCAAACGGCCTCCGACGTCGCCGAGCGGCTGCGCGCTCTGGATACCGAGCAGGCCGCCGGCCGGCTGGCGCCCATCGCTGCCATCGAACGACAGCTCGCCGCGGAAGACGCGGCACTGAAGGAGCGTCAGGCGCACCTGGAGGACGCACTGGCTCGCATCCCGGCCGACGACGGCCCGACAAGCGAAGCGGTCACGGCGGCCCTGACAACGCTGCAAGGCCTGCCCTCCCTCGCGAAGGCCGGTGAGGAAGCCGCCGCCACGCTCCGCGCCAGCGTGGAGGACGCGGCGAAGACGCAGACCGAGGCACAGCACGCGGCCGAGAGCGCTGCGGACGCGGAGAAGCAGGACGAGGAACACGCCGCCAAACGCCCGCCTCTGGACGAGGCCGCGCGGACGGCGAACGAGCGCCGGGCCTCCGTCGAGCAAAAACACGCTCGCTGCGCCGAGCTTGCCGCCGAGCTGGACCACGTCCGCAAGCAGGCAGATGTACTCCGGACGGAGGAAGCCGATTGCGGGCGAGGGCTGGAATCGGCACGGGAGTCGGAGCGCCGCGCGACGCTGGAGGCCGCAAGCGCCGACGAGCATCTGGCCGTCGCGCAGCGTGCGGAATCGGCGGCGGCCGCGGCGCACGATCTGCACCCGGGCGACGCCTGTCCGATCTGCCGCCGCCGTCTCACCGCCGACTGGGAGGCGCCCGACGGCATGAGACTCACCGAGGCCCGGCAGGTCGCCAAGGCGGCGCACGATGCCGCGAGAAAAGCAGCCGGCCGGGCAACGTCACTCGACGCCGAGCGAAAAGGTATCCAACGCCAGATGGCCGACACCGAGGCCAGACGCACCGCGTCCGGGACTCGATTCCGGAACGCTCTGCAGGAGTTGGCGCGGGAAGTCGAACTCGACACCGCCGCACCGCTTCCCACGCGGGACGCCTTGATCGCCCCTCTGGAGGCAACGCGCAAGGAGACCGCCGAGCGCCTGGCCGAGCACGATCGCGTCGGCGAGGACTTGCGGGAGAACGCTACCCGGCAGGACAAGGCCGCGGGCGTGGCTCAGGAGGCCGCCTCCAACGCGAGAGCGCTGGTCGAGCGTACCCGGCGAACCGGTGAGAAAGCCCTGGAGAGACTACTTGCGACGATACGGACCATTCCGCAGCCGTTCCGGCCCGGCCTGGATCTGCCTGCCGACGTTGCGGATCTGCACGAAGTGGATCTGGGCCCAGTCGGCGAGCGGACCGGGTCGGCACAGCAGCGCGCCCAGGTCCTGGGGGCGCGAAAGCGCGAGCAGGACCGCCTGCGACATGAGCTCGACGGCGTTCGAGAAGCCCGCTCGACGCTGGCGACCCGGCGGGCGAACGACGTTGACGCGCCCATCGACGCGCTGGTCGCGGACCTCCATGCCCACCGCGACCTCCTCGTCGAGTCGGTCAGCCGGCTGGGCCTCGACACGAACGTCCCCGCGGCCGTCTCGGCGAGAAACGCGGCGGCGCTGGAGTCGCATATCGGCGAGATCGGCAGGCAGGCCGCGGGGACGGCCCGCTCCGCCGACGAGCATTCACGGGCCGCTTCCGACAAGGCCGCCGCCGCCCGCGAGGCGCTCGCCGCCCTCGCCGAACGGCTGGGCGCCGAGATCGACGTCCGCGATATCGAGGCGGTCGTGGCCGCCGCACGCGCGCGGGCCGACGACGCCCGCTTCGCCGAGCGCCGCGCCAGGGAGTCGGCAGAGCACTTCGCAGCGATCATCGACGACGTCCGCCGCCTGCGCACGCTGCTCCAGGAGGTTCTGGGAAGGGAACGGGCGCTGGGCGACCTGGAGGACGCCCTGAAGCCGGGCGCCTTCCTGAAATGGCTGACGCTACGGCGCTCGCGACGCCTCCTGGTTCACGCGTCGCGGATGCTCGGCGAGATGAGCAACGGCAAGTACGCTTTCGTGGATCCCGGCGACGCCGACGAACAGTGGCGCGTGCTGGATGCGGATTCCGGCCAGGACCGATCCCCGGCCAGCCTGTCCGGCGGCGAACAGTTCATCGCCTCGCTGTCGCTCGCGCTCGGCATGGTCGAGATGATGGCGCGCAGCGGCGGCCGGCTGGAATCGCTGTTCCTGGACGAGGGATTCGGCTCTCTGGATCGCAACAATCTCGACACGGCGGTCGAAGCGCTGAACACCGTAGCGGCCGGCGGCCGCATGGTGGGCGTGATCTCCCACGTCCGCGCGGTAGCGGAACAGGTCGAACACGTCCTCGCGGTGACACGCCATGCCACCGGCAGCCAGGTGGAGTGGCTCACCGGCACGCAGCGGCAGCATCTCTCCGAGTCGGACGGCGGCCTCGATGCGGCAACCGCGATGGCCGGTCTGCTGGAGTGA
- a CDS encoding exonuclease SbcCD subunit D: MVRPGAVRNAAGVPAAAAEAAAPHRSADRLRPRAGLRRERQAARGRHLHAARRRPAFRGRRSARPRLAGEAGDGPHPAALRRARRVEQVRARARLLAAEGPAGGHRRARPLARRPAHRRAAGRLRGGAGAAAQRLAQGGRAARRQRVRRLPLPDAGAAGPRDPLHAGHDGRLPADRARADPHPLPVPAVRDQSGRGGGGRGRGQAEDRPDPEHHGRPGRTRGRPVKLLHTSDWHLGAKLGRHDRAPDHEEALRGLLDIAKSARPDLILHTGDLFDASRPPYEALRLGVRALRRLAELAPTVVIAGNHDSSMLFRVIDDLAGAATPRRLWLVATPQVLPFPAISDAPVAVVCVPFIQPSAIAQFATDDPARFEGNYADGVKTLNQRLLDEAHREAGARGIVLYAAHLHVQGARPGKSERRITVGEDYATHVEGLQRALYCAFGHIHDPQLLPGGTAQGRYAGSLIPLDFGERRQAKHAVLVNIGDGVEVNTHDLPGGRPLTEFAGTLADLETRAANGGLDGCILKARVVSDDPIPDLADRLAEWSPRCTVFELINTITNQPVKPIDTAGEGDAEPALDELFTEWRTTAARGIKAPHEAVGALFAQALGSAGQAAAADFGLTPLKLNAQETLHALASKRDGRGA; this comes from the coding sequence GTGGTTCGGCCGGGCGCAGTCCGGAACGCGGCAGGCGTTCCTGCGGCGGCTGCTGAAGCTGCGGCGCCACATCGGTCCGCTGATCGGCTGCGGCCTCGAGCCGGTCTCCGCCGAGAACGCCAAGCTGCACGTGGTCGACATCTCCACGCTGCACGACGACGCCCAGCGTTTCGTGGTCGGCGCTCTGCTCGACCGCGTCTGGCGGGAGAAGCAGGGGACGGGCCGCACCCCGCTGCGCTTCGTCGTGCTCGACGAGTTGAACAAGTACGCGCCCGCGCACGGCTTCTCGCCGCTGAAGGACCTGCTGGTGGACATCGCCGAGCGCGGCCGCTCGCTCGGCGTCCTGCTCATCGGCGCGCAGCAGGCCGCCTCCGCGGTGGCGCAGGCGCTGCCGCGCAACGCCTCGCTCAAGGTGGCCGGGCGGCTCGACGCCAGCGAGTCCGACGCCTACCGCTTCCTGACGCCGGCGCTGCGGGACCGCGCGACCCGCTTCATGCCGGGCACGATGGTCGTCTCCCAGCCGATCGTGCCCGAGCCGATCCCCATCCGCTTCCCGTTCCCGCCGTTCGCGACCAATCCGGACGAGGCGGCGGCGGACGAGGCCGCGGACAAGCGGAAGACCGACCGGATCCTGAGCACCATGGGCGCCCTGGCCGGACCCGAGGTCGACCTGTGAAGCTGCTCCACACCTCCGACTGGCACCTGGGAGCGAAGCTCGGCCGGCACGACCGCGCGCCGGATCATGAAGAGGCTCTCCGCGGACTGCTGGACATCGCCAAGTCGGCGCGGCCCGACCTGATCCTGCATACGGGCGACCTCTTCGACGCGTCCCGGCCGCCGTACGAGGCGCTACGGCTCGGCGTGCGCGCCTTGAGACGGCTGGCAGAGCTGGCGCCTACGGTCGTGATCGCTGGCAACCACGACTCGTCGATGCTGTTCCGCGTGATCGACGACCTCGCCGGGGCCGCTACCCCGCGCCGGCTGTGGCTGGTGGCCACGCCGCAGGTGCTGCCGTTTCCAGCGATCTCGGACGCCCCGGTAGCCGTGGTCTGCGTGCCGTTCATTCAGCCGAGTGCGATCGCGCAGTTCGCGACGGACGATCCGGCGCGCTTCGAGGGCAACTACGCGGACGGCGTCAAGACGTTGAACCAGCGCCTGCTCGACGAAGCGCACCGGGAAGCGGGCGCCCGCGGCATCGTCCTCTACGCCGCGCACCTGCACGTGCAGGGCGCCCGGCCGGGCAAGTCGGAGCGGCGGATCACGGTCGGCGAGGACTACGCCACGCACGTCGAGGGACTCCAGCGCGCGCTGTACTGCGCCTTCGGCCACATCCACGACCCGCAGCTCCTGCCGGGCGGCACGGCGCAGGGACGCTACGCGGGCTCACTCATCCCCCTGGACTTCGGTGAGCGCAGGCAGGCAAAGCACGCGGTGCTGGTGAACATCGGGGACGGCGTCGAGGTGAACACGCACGACCTGCCGGGCGGGCGGCCTCTCACCGAGTTCGCCGGCACGCTGGCGGACCTCGAGACCCGCGCCGCGAACGGTGGGCTCGACGGCTGCATACTGAAGGCGCGGGTGGTCTCCGACGATCCCATCCCCGACCTCGCGGACCGGCTGGCCGAATGGTCGCCGCGGTGCACGGTGTTCGAGCTGATCAACACCATCACGAACCAGCCGGTGAAGCCGATAGACACCGCCGGCGAGGGCGACGCGGAACCGGCGCTCGACGAGTTGTTCACGGAGTGGCGCACCACCGCGGCGCGCGGGATCAAGGCGCCCCACGAAGCGGTCGGCGCGCTCTTCGCGCAGGCCCTGGGCAGCGCCGGCCAGGCGGCGGCGGCCGACTTCGGACTCACCCCCCTCAAGCTGAACGCGCAGGAGACGCTGCACGCCCTCGCGTCCAAACGGGACGGAAGGGGCGCCTGA
- a CDS encoding ribbon-helix-helix protein, CopG family, with protein sequence MVTTTIKTTYSLDVESVRALEELAGRWGVSKSEALRRAIRSEAGRQPARGGDALAALDQLQASLRSRNIDLDQWAREVESERQAAGRRLGSETR encoded by the coding sequence ATGGTCACCACTACCATCAAGACAACGTACTCGCTGGACGTCGAGTCCGTGCGAGCGCTCGAGGAGTTGGCCGGCCGCTGGGGAGTCTCGAAGTCGGAAGCGCTCCGGCGGGCCATCCGGAGCGAAGCCGGTCGACAACCCGCCAGAGGCGGGGATGCGCTGGCGGCGCTCGACCAGCTTCAGGCGTCGCTGCGCTCACGCAACATCGATCTCGATCAGTGGGCGCGGGAGGTGGAGTCCGAGCGGCAGGCCGCGGGCCGGCGGCTCGGCTCGGAAACGCGATGA
- a CDS encoding type II toxin-antitoxin system VapC family toxin — protein MIHLDTSFLVRALIPGTPEETKLRNVAARLFNESGRRRGTIIDCMIGAAALADGASVATSNVAHFSRFAAAGLKLA, from the coding sequence ATGATTCATCTGGATACGAGCTTTCTCGTTCGCGCGCTGATTCCGGGGACGCCGGAAGAGACGAAGCTGCGGAACGTGGCCGCGCGCCTGTTCAACGAGTCGGGGCGGCGTCGCGGGACGATCATCGATTGCATGATCGGGGCGGCCGCTCTCGCCGACGGCGCCAGCGTCGCGACATCGAACGTAGCCCACTTCAGCCGATTCGCTGCTGCCGGCCTGAAGCTGGCGTAG
- a CDS encoding YncE family protein, translating into MSSVNTSLRWIVSLSLAVIVTVLGVADAQPQSPERLLVLLRDASALAIVDPASGTVLGRVPTGRDPHEVTASADGRLAFVASMVDGISVIDIAAQEEIRRVDPGPGSLTHDVLFAAGKVYFTIEGYKSIGRYDPSTDQIDWTLGIGQDGTHMLVLDQDRDLMFLPNIGSNTVTMVEGAMAGPARATLTDIPVPGVRPEGLDLSPDGRELWTATRGDGGVSIIDVASRRVVETLDLGMQDANRLKFTPDGRVLIIDGEAASLVVMDAASRTVIERVTVGSTDTGDGAVLVAPDGSRAYLGLRAADRVAVVDLDTLEVIREIPMGDGAGPGCLYWIGAM; encoded by the coding sequence ATGAGCTCAGTCAACACGTCGCTCCGGTGGATCGTCTCGCTGTCGCTCGCGGTGATCGTCACCGTGCTGGGCGTCGCCGACGCCCAGCCGCAGTCGCCCGAGCGACTTCTCGTCCTGCTGAGGGATGCCAGCGCCCTCGCGATCGTCGACCCGGCGAGCGGAACCGTTCTCGGGCGCGTGCCGACCGGCAGGGACCCGCACGAGGTCACCGCGTCGGCGGACGGCCGGCTGGCGTTCGTGGCGAGCATGGTCGATGGGATTTCGGTCATCGACATCGCGGCCCAGGAGGAAATCCGGCGGGTGGATCCCGGCCCCGGCAGTCTGACGCACGATGTGCTGTTCGCCGCCGGCAAGGTGTACTTCACCATCGAGGGCTACAAGTCCATCGGCCGCTACGATCCGTCAACGGACCAGATCGACTGGACGCTCGGGATCGGCCAGGACGGCACGCACATGCTCGTGCTGGATCAGGACCGGGACCTGATGTTCCTGCCGAACATCGGCTCGAACACCGTGACGATGGTCGAGGGCGCCATGGCGGGTCCGGCTCGAGCGACGCTCACCGATATCCCCGTACCGGGCGTCAGGCCCGAGGGCCTCGACCTGTCGCCGGACGGCCGGGAGCTCTGGACGGCGACCCGCGGCGATGGGGGCGTGTCGATAATCGACGTGGCGAGCCGACGGGTTGTCGAGACGCTCGACCTGGGTATGCAGGATGCCAATCGCCTGAAGTTCACCCCGGACGGCCGCGTGCTGATCATCGACGGCGAAGCGGCATCCCTGGTGGTGATGGACGCTGCTTCCCGGACCGTCATCGAGCGAGTGACCGTGGGCTCGACGGACACCGGCGACGGCGCCGTCCTGGTGGCGCCCGACGGCTCACGCGCCTATCTGGGGCTGCGAGCCGCGGACCGCGTCGCGGTCGTGGATCTGGACACGCTCGAGGTCATACGCGAGATACCCATGGGCGACGGCGCCGGTCCCGGCTGCCTCTACTGGATCGGCGCGATGTAG
- a CDS encoding ABC transporter ATP-binding protein — MPVVDVDGLTFTYASGTAPAVRDLCFRIDRGEIFGFLGPNGAGKSTTQKLLIGLLRGYRGTVSVMGRDLADLGADYYERIGVSFELPNHYLRLTGLENLRYFRALYRGETREPEALLELVGLAEDGARLVAEYSKGMSTRLGLARALLNDPQLIFLDEPTVGLDPVSGRHIRNLIRDLKAAGRTVFLTTHDMTVADELCDRVAFIVNGEIRLVDSPHGLKLAHGARTVVMEYDLDGRPGRREFPLDGLGDDADFLVLLREATVHTVHTQEATLEDVFLRITGHSLQ, encoded by the coding sequence ATGCCGGTAGTCGACGTCGACGGGCTCACCTTCACCTACGCGTCCGGAACGGCCCCCGCGGTGCGGGATCTTTGCTTCCGCATCGACCGCGGCGAGATTTTCGGGTTTCTCGGACCCAACGGCGCGGGGAAGTCGACCACCCAGAAGCTGTTGATCGGGCTGCTGCGGGGTTATCGGGGCACAGTCTCGGTAATGGGCCGCGACCTCGCGGACTTGGGAGCCGACTACTACGAGCGCATCGGCGTCTCGTTCGAGCTGCCCAATCACTATCTCCGGTTGACCGGCCTGGAGAACCTCCGCTACTTCCGGGCGCTGTACCGGGGCGAGACCCGAGAGCCGGAGGCGCTGCTCGAGTTGGTGGGTCTGGCGGAGGACGGCGCGCGCCTCGTCGCCGAGTACTCCAAGGGTATGAGTACGCGGCTCGGTCTGGCGCGCGCCCTGCTCAACGATCCGCAACTGATCTTCCTGGACGAGCCGACGGTGGGGCTCGACCCCGTCAGCGGGCGGCACATCCGGAACCTCATCCGGGACCTGAAGGCGGCCGGCCGCACCGTGTTCCTGACCACGCACGACATGACGGTGGCCGACGAGCTGTGCGACCGCGTGGCCTTCATCGTCAACGGCGAGATACGGCTCGTCGACTCGCCGCACGGCCTGAAGCTGGCCCACGGCGCGCGGACGGTGGTGATGGAGTACGACCTCGACGGCCGCCCCGGGCGGCGCGAGTTTCCGCTCGACGGACTCGGCGACGACGCCGATTTCCTGGTCCTGCTGCGTGAGGCCACCGTCCACACCGTGCACACCCAGGAAGCCACCCTCGAGGACGTCTTCCTGCGGATCACCGGCCACAGCCTGCAGTGA
- a CDS encoding ABC transporter permease yields the protein MHRLAATVRLDLRLQMRNGFYYAVAFVLVCWFIVLTLLPPIDWGYLLPAVVFGNLVMVNFYFVAGLVLLEKGEGTLEAQVVTPLADWEYLASKTLTLAALSVVEQVAIVWSAYGGGFAAGPLIAGTVLAGVLYTLTGFLLVARYRSINEFLFPSVLFTTVLSLPMLHYFGLWDTGLLYLHPFTAPLVLLGGAFRPLGPWQWIYGVLYSAAWAGLLLLAGRRAFDRFIVARERRGSAAGEGGC from the coding sequence ATGCACAGGCTGGCCGCCACCGTGCGCCTGGACCTCCGCCTGCAGATGCGGAACGGCTTCTACTACGCGGTGGCCTTCGTGCTGGTCTGCTGGTTCATCGTGCTCACCCTTCTCCCACCGATCGACTGGGGCTACCTGTTGCCGGCCGTCGTGTTCGGCAACCTCGTGATGGTCAACTTCTACTTCGTCGCGGGCCTCGTGCTGCTGGAGAAAGGCGAGGGGACGCTGGAGGCCCAGGTGGTGACGCCGCTGGCCGACTGGGAGTACCTGGCCTCGAAGACACTGACGCTGGCCGCCCTCTCGGTGGTCGAGCAGGTGGCCATCGTCTGGTCGGCGTACGGCGGCGGCTTCGCGGCCGGCCCGCTGATCGCCGGCACCGTGCTGGCGGGCGTCCTGTACACGTTGACCGGCTTCCTTCTCGTCGCCCGCTACCGGTCGATCAACGAGTTCCTGTTTCCCTCGGTCCTCTTCACGACCGTTCTCTCGCTCCCGATGCTGCACTACTTCGGCCTCTGGGACACCGGGCTGCTCTATCTCCATCCCTTCACGGCGCCGCTCGTGTTGCTGGGCGGGGCGTTCCGGCCGCTTGGGCCATGGCAGTGGATCTACGGCGTGCTGTACTCCGCCGCCTGGGCCGGGCTGCTGCTGCTCGCCGGCCGGCGGGCGTTCGACCGGTTCATCGTCGCGCGGGAGAGACGCGGCAGCGCCGCCGGTGAGGGAGGCTGCTGA